GCCGAACTTGTATTTCAAAATTTTTCTCCCGGGCCTATCACCGGCATTTTTACAAAGAGGAATCAAGATCTTTTTACCGCTGGTTTGAATACGGTTGCCCTACGAATTCCCTCCAATTCAACAGCGCAGTTTTTTTTGAGTTTCTGCGATGTTCCAGTCGCCGCTCCCTCTGCGAATCTTTCCGGAAAACCATCCTTAACGAAAATTGAATATATTTTGGAAGAGTTTTCCGGTAAGGTGGACTGCATTCTAAAAGGAGAAGAACCGAAGATAGGAATCGAATCGACCGTAATCGACTTCAGCTCCGAGCCTCCGGTTCTTCTTCGTCCTGGTTTTGTGGATCGAAACGATCTTCTGAAAATATTACTGGATCTTAAAGGAACCGAATCGTTTAATGAACCGAAAGAAACGCCCAGAAGTCCGGGTCTTAAGTATAGACATTATGCTCCTGTTTGCAAAGTCGTATTAAAGGATTCATTAAAGGGAATTTCGAGAGATTTCGCACAAATCGGTTTTCGCTTCGAATCAGAATCAACGTTTCAGATTTTGGTTTCTTCCAATGAAGAATATATGAAGTCCATTTACCCCTTTTTTGTGGAATGCGATCGTAAGGGAATTAAGGAAGCATGGTGTGAAATTCCTAAAGATGGAAATGGTAAAGAAGCATTAATCAATCGAATTTCAAAAGCCGCTTCGAAGTAGGTATGTTTTATCTGTTGTTCTTTCAACATTTCCTTTGTTACGGCTCGTTAAATACGCGATTCTGATCGTTTCTTTGTGATGCCGAACGCGCTAAGAAGTGAGGCTGTCTGAGATAGCGGAACGTTATCTCAGACTCTCGGCTTTGTCGAGATGAGCTTCATTTTGTTTAAGCCGCACTCTTTTCACTTTAGTTCCTTCTGTTGGTTTTCTTGTTTTGTGTTAAATGCAAACTTTGTGTCTAACCCACAATTTTCAAGCCCAGAAGGGGGCGTCATTTGTCTTAGGAAATTTGCAATGAGAGCAAAGATGAAAACTGAACATAATAAATCCGACATCTTATTATTTAACGAGAATTCGGTGGTCGAAAATGAGAAAGAATTTTCTAAAAGTAGGAGTTCCTACTTTTAGAATTTGTTCGTAAAATCGCGGTTTGTGTAGCCCCACATTTTAAAATCAATTTACAAAGTTCAAATTCCTACAAAAAAT
The nucleotide sequence above comes from Leptospira weilii. Encoded proteins:
- a CDS encoding L-threonylcarbamoyladenylate synthase, which gives rise to MSENKVDTLITYSPFEAAKILLEGGIVVFPTETVYGIGASALDFKACKKIYEVKNRPSDNPLILHVENLSSLKACGNVSEKAELVFQNFSPGPITGIFTKRNQDLFTAGLNTVALRIPSNSTAQFFLSFCDVPVAAPSANLSGKPSLTKIEYILEEFSGKVDCILKGEEPKIGIESTVIDFSSEPPVLLRPGFVDRNDLLKILLDLKGTESFNEPKETPRSPGLKYRHYAPVCKVVLKDSLKGISRDFAQIGFRFESESTFQILVSSNEEYMKSIYPFFVECDRKGIKEAWCEIPKDGNGKEALINRISKAASK